In Clostridiales bacterium, a single window of DNA contains:
- a CDS encoding GerAB/ArcD/ProY family transporter, with amino-acid sequence MDIGRRNFITSKQYMTFLISAQVGVGAITLPNRLAVSVGHDGWIAVIFGGIISASLSTLSVKLMERYKDKNLFEINSLSYGKFFGTALNLLVILYSFLKCSITLGFFVQTVHTTALKLTPAIILASAVAIPTVYLSWYGLKPMCRFASVIFVIIFLEFFLFTLRFGEFKTVFLMPVGIFKIPKMARAIFSTSYTFLSSSILTIIYTEITDKKNALKYSLTSNVITTLFILISTAFTIGLFGENMLKHIIFPLYEVATTYNVPVLERIDLWFLSIWFPALSMSFGLYFFIIYYSIGKVFKKTNSSASKSSPNKAKKSIFNMNTVSLLVLSIFIVLFSIIPNNFSDVRKYIIILDYIGNPLIFGPLIFNYILSFFKKPALH; translated from the coding sequence ATGGATATAGGAAGAAGAAATTTCATAACTTCAAAACAATATATGACTTTCCTTATTTCAGCCCAGGTTGGAGTCGGAGCCATCACTTTACCCAACAGGTTAGCCGTATCGGTCGGGCATGATGGATGGATCGCCGTCATATTTGGCGGGATTATCAGCGCCTCTCTGTCGACTCTTTCGGTAAAACTCATGGAAAGGTATAAAGATAAAAATTTGTTTGAAATAAACTCACTATCCTATGGCAAGTTTTTCGGTACCGCATTGAACTTGCTTGTGATATTGTATTCTTTTTTAAAGTGTTCAATTACTCTGGGATTTTTTGTACAGACCGTGCATACAACCGCATTAAAACTGACTCCGGCAATTATCCTCGCATCCGCGGTGGCAATACCTACGGTATATCTTTCCTGGTATGGCTTAAAACCCATGTGCAGGTTTGCATCAGTAATATTTGTCATAATATTTCTGGAGTTTTTTTTATTCACTTTAAGGTTCGGCGAATTTAAAACTGTTTTCCTTATGCCCGTCGGAATTTTCAAAATACCAAAAATGGCAAGGGCAATATTCAGTACATCTTATACTTTCCTTTCATCATCAATTTTAACGATAATTTATACCGAGATAACGGATAAAAAAAATGCTCTAAAGTATTCCTTGACAAGTAATGTGATTACCACATTATTCATATTGATTTCCACCGCCTTTACAATAGGGCTGTTCGGAGAGAACATGCTAAAGCATATCATATTCCCCCTTTATGAAGTTGCAACTACCTATAACGTACCGGTACTTGAAAGGATCGACCTGTGGTTTCTCAGTATATGGTTTCCTGCGCTCAGCATGTCCTTCGGGTTATACTTTTTTATCATATATTACAGCATCGGTAAAGTATTCAAAAAAACAAATTCATCGGCCTCAAAATCAAGCCCGAACAAAGCAAAAAAATCGATATTCAATATGAATACAGTATCGCTGCTGGTGCTTTCGATATTCATCGTTTTATTCAGTATAATACCCAACAACTTTTCCGATGTAAGAAAATATATTATAATTTTAGATTATATAGGCAATCCCTTGATTTTCGGTCCGCTTATTTTTAACTATATATTATCCTTCTTCAAAAAACCCGCTTTGCACTAA